The following proteins are encoded in a genomic region of Desulfosporosinus youngiae DSM 17734:
- the sdhA gene encoding succinate dehydrogenase flavoprotein subunit, protein MSKVIVVGGGLAGLMATIKMAEAGTRVDLFSLVPVKRSHSVCAQGGINGAVNTKGEGDSTWNHFDDSIYGGDFLANQPPVKAMCDEAPGIIHLMDRMGVMFNRTSEGLLDFRRFGGTKFCRTAFAGATTGQQLLYALDEQVRRYEVEGLVQKYEQWELLSVVLDEGVCQGIVAQNLRDMSIKSFAADAVIVATGGPGAVFGKSTNSTICTGSAVSALYQQGVKYANGEFIQIHPTAIPGDDKLRLMSESARGEGGRVWTYKDGQPWYFLEEMFPAYGNLVPRDIATRAIYEVVFDKGLGINGENMVYLDLSHIDPHVLQVKLGGILEIYEKFVGDDPKKVPMRIFPAVHYSMGGLWVDYDQMTNIPGLFAAGECEYQYHGANRLGANSLLSAIYGGMVAGPKAMDFINKNKKQTPSGNEPAFTNELKRQQEQWANILAMKGTENPYLLHKELGDIMTQNVTVVRYNSKLAETDVVLKELMKRWYNIGRSDNVEWGTQEGTFIRQLWNMLELARVITLGALNRNESRGAHYKPEYPERDDENWLKTTIAAWTSTGPELSYEPVDVSLIPLRARRYDIDK, encoded by the coding sequence ATGAGTAAAGTCATCGTAGTGGGAGGCGGCTTAGCAGGGCTGATGGCGACAATCAAGATGGCCGAAGCCGGAACGCGCGTCGACTTATTCTCTTTAGTACCCGTCAAACGGTCACACTCTGTATGTGCTCAGGGCGGGATTAACGGAGCGGTTAATACTAAAGGAGAAGGGGATTCTACTTGGAATCATTTTGATGATTCTATTTATGGGGGGGACTTTCTGGCCAATCAGCCTCCTGTAAAAGCTATGTGTGATGAGGCGCCGGGGATTATCCATTTGATGGACAGAATGGGAGTAATGTTTAACCGGACTTCGGAGGGACTGCTTGATTTCCGACGCTTTGGAGGAACAAAGTTCTGCCGGACAGCCTTTGCAGGGGCGACAACAGGACAACAGCTTCTTTACGCGCTCGATGAGCAAGTTCGGCGGTATGAGGTTGAGGGCTTGGTCCAAAAATATGAACAGTGGGAGCTATTGTCGGTTGTTCTTGACGAGGGGGTTTGCCAAGGGATCGTTGCGCAAAATCTTCGTGATATGAGCATTAAATCATTTGCAGCGGACGCTGTGATTGTTGCTACAGGGGGTCCGGGAGCAGTCTTTGGAAAAAGCACAAATTCTACCATCTGCACCGGGAGTGCGGTATCGGCGTTATATCAACAAGGAGTAAAGTACGCCAATGGTGAGTTTATTCAGATTCATCCTACGGCTATTCCAGGTGATGATAAGCTGAGGCTGATGTCCGAGTCGGCCCGTGGAGAAGGCGGACGTGTCTGGACTTATAAAGATGGTCAACCATGGTATTTCCTTGAGGAGATGTTTCCCGCTTACGGCAACTTGGTTCCCCGTGATATTGCGACACGGGCGATTTATGAGGTGGTATTTGACAAAGGCCTTGGCATTAATGGAGAAAACATGGTTTACCTGGATTTGTCGCACATTGACCCGCACGTACTGCAAGTCAAGCTGGGCGGCATCCTGGAAATTTATGAAAAGTTTGTAGGGGATGATCCGAAGAAAGTGCCTATGAGAATTTTCCCGGCGGTTCATTATTCTATGGGCGGGCTTTGGGTGGATTATGACCAGATGACGAATATCCCGGGGCTTTTTGCAGCGGGAGAATGTGAATACCAGTATCATGGGGCAAACCGTCTGGGTGCCAACTCGTTGCTTTCCGCTATTTACGGAGGTATGGTAGCAGGGCCGAAGGCTATGGATTTTATCAATAAAAACAAGAAACAGACCCCCAGCGGCAATGAACCGGCATTTACGAACGAATTAAAACGCCAACAGGAACAATGGGCAAACATACTGGCTATGAAAGGAACGGAAAACCCTTATCTTTTGCACAAAGAACTTGGAGATATTATGACTCAGAATGTTACTGTCGTACGCTACAATAGTAAATTGGCGGAAACTGACGTCGTGCTTAAAGAGCTCATGAAACGCTGGTATAATATCGGAAGAAGTGACAATGTTGAGTGGGGAACCCAAGAGGGAACGTTTATCCGCCAACTTTGGAATATGCTGGAGTTGGCCAGAGTTATTACTTTGGGAGCTTTGAACCGCAATGAGAGCAGAGGAGCGCACTATAAGCCGGAATATCCGGAAAGAGATGATGAGAACTGGTTAAAAACAACGATCGCTGCTTGGACATCCACCGGTCCGGAGCTTAGTTATGAGCCGGTTGATGTGTCGTTGATTCCGCTGCGTGCCCGCCGGTACGACATTGATAAATAG
- the sdhB gene encoding succinate dehydrogenase iron-sulfur subunit: MAEQKTIRLKIRRQDGPNKPFRWEEFEIPYREKLNVISCLMEIQKNPVTVSGKKTTPVVWECNCLEEVCGACTMNINGQGKQACSALVDHLEQPIELEPLSKFPIVRDLMVDRQIMFDHLKTVHAWIPIDGTYNLGSGPRMPEVKRQWAYELSKCMTCGCCMEACPQVNSRSKFIGPSAISQVRLFNAHPTGEMNKHERLAPLLEEGGIADCGNAQNCVRACPKEIPLTTSLADLNRETNKFALSRWLRK; this comes from the coding sequence ATGGCTGAACAAAAAACAATACGGTTAAAAATCCGTCGCCAGGACGGTCCCAATAAACCCTTCCGTTGGGAAGAGTTTGAAATACCCTATCGTGAAAAACTTAATGTAATCTCTTGTCTGATGGAGATTCAGAAAAACCCGGTAACTGTCAGCGGGAAGAAAACAACTCCTGTGGTGTGGGAATGCAACTGCCTCGAAGAGGTCTGCGGAGCTTGCACCATGAATATCAACGGACAGGGCAAGCAAGCATGCTCAGCGTTGGTAGACCACCTGGAACAGCCTATTGAACTTGAACCTTTAAGCAAATTTCCCATAGTACGGGATCTGATGGTTGACCGGCAAATCATGTTCGATCATCTGAAAACAGTTCATGCCTGGATACCTATTGACGGGACTTACAATTTGGGTTCGGGACCACGGATGCCGGAAGTAAAGCGGCAGTGGGCTTATGAGCTTTCAAAATGTATGACCTGCGGATGTTGTATGGAAGCTTGTCCGCAAGTCAATTCCCGTTCCAAATTTATAGGCCCCTCAGCTATTTCTCAAGTTCGTCTGTTTAATGCTCATCCGACAGGAGAAATGAATAAACATGAACGATTGGCTCCCTTACTCGAAGAGGGGGGGATCGCCGACTGCGGGAATGCCCAAAACTGTGTTCGTGCTTGTCCGAAGGAAATACCGCTGACAACCAGTCTGGCGGACTTGAATAGGGAGACCAATAAATTTGCGCTGAGTCGCTGGTTAAGAAAATAG
- a CDS encoding CvfB family protein, translating into MIDIGNYHHLRIANFTSFGAYLDAGTGSRHDNILLPIKQIPEGAKVGDELEVFIYRDSEERLIATTRKPLAKLGDLAYLKVSSKTKIGAFLDWGLERGLFLPFREQKYPIEAGKSYLVKVYLDKSQRLSATTEIYEYLTSDAPYQKNDKVVGTVYSVNPQLGAFVAVDNKYMGLIPLNECFSELKEGDRVEARVIRVREDGKLDLSPRELSYIQMESDTVKILQAIKDHDGFLALNDKSSPLEIQSRLNMSKAAFKRAVGKLLKENKVVQVEGGLQETPIK; encoded by the coding sequence ATGATTGACATTGGAAACTATCATCATCTGAGAATTGCAAATTTCACATCCTTTGGTGCTTATCTGGACGCGGGCACAGGCAGCCGGCACGATAATATTCTTCTGCCTATTAAGCAGATACCGGAGGGCGCTAAAGTAGGGGATGAATTAGAGGTTTTTATATATCGTGATTCTGAAGAACGTTTAATCGCCACGACTAGAAAACCATTAGCCAAATTAGGAGATTTAGCCTATTTGAAAGTTAGCTCTAAGACAAAAATTGGTGCTTTTCTGGATTGGGGCTTAGAAAGAGGGTTGTTTCTGCCCTTTAGGGAACAGAAGTATCCTATTGAAGCAGGAAAAAGTTATTTAGTCAAAGTTTATTTAGATAAGAGTCAGAGGCTAAGTGCTACCACAGAGATCTATGAGTATCTGACGTCAGATGCTCCTTATCAAAAGAACGACAAAGTAGTCGGAACAGTCTATTCAGTGAACCCTCAGCTAGGGGCCTTTGTTGCTGTGGATAATAAGTACATGGGGCTTATTCCGCTCAATGAGTGTTTTTCAGAGCTTAAAGAAGGAGACCGGGTGGAGGCCAGGGTTATCAGGGTACGGGAAGACGGCAAGCTTGATTTATCGCCAAGGGAACTGTCATATATTCAAATGGAAAGCGATACGGTAAAAATTCTTCAGGCAATTAAGGACCATGATGGATTTCTGGCTTTAAATGATAAAAGCAGCCCCCTTGAAATCCAGAGTCGTCTTAACATGAGCAAAGCAGCCTTTAAAAGAGCTGTAGGCAAACTGCTAAAAGAGAATAAAGTGGTCCAAGTAGAAGGCGGTTTGCAAGAAACGCCAATCAAGTAG
- a CDS encoding YaiI/YqxD family protein gives MKIIVDADACPKSVLQICFKVARDRDIPVWTVASFNHNIVSDHHIVVGNSSQEADIRIVNIALAGDVAVTQDWGLAAMLLGKGVRCLNPMGREFDPSTIEFLLEEREAKAKFRRSGGRTKGPKKRMTENDQQFEAALQKILETFFMTYQHEG, from the coding sequence GTGAAGATTATTGTTGATGCCGATGCCTGCCCCAAGTCGGTATTGCAGATTTGTTTTAAAGTTGCTCGGGACCGCGATATCCCTGTTTGGACCGTGGCCAGTTTTAACCACAACATAGTATCCGACCATCATATAGTTGTGGGTAACTCTTCGCAAGAGGCGGATATTCGGATTGTAAATATTGCTCTGGCAGGAGATGTGGCAGTGACCCAGGATTGGGGTTTGGCGGCCATGCTGTTAGGTAAAGGAGTCAGGTGTTTAAATCCCATGGGGAGAGAGTTTGACCCCTCTACAATTGAGTTTTTATTGGAGGAGCGGGAAGCCAAAGCAAAATTCCGCAGAAGCGGGGGCAGAACTAAAGGGCCTAAAAAAAGAATGACGGAAAATGATCAGCAATTTGAAGCAGCTCTGCAGAAAATACTTGAAACATTCTTTATGACTTATCAGCATGAAGGTTAA
- the htpG gene encoding molecular chaperone HtpG, producing MSTAVETKEFQTEIRQLLDIVIHSLYTEREIFLRELVSNAADAMEKVRYTLLTESGVKDKDAALEIQIDTDDSAHTLTITDTGVGMTKEELVENIGTIAHSGSKEFIKHLSSKGDQKDLNLIGQFGVGFYSAFMVADKVTIHTRSYHQEGKGYVWESDGVGSYTITEGEDRVRGTKMVLHLKEDAHEFAKEETIKRVIKQYSSFVPYPITVNGQKVNTVDALWTKNKSEISDNDYTEFYKFIANAFDEPLFRLHFSSDAPLNINTLLFVPKENFEQFGFGRTEPGVSLYCKKVLIQEKSPLVLPEWLRFLRGVIDSEELPLNISRETMQDSALVSKLNKVVTSRFIKFLDGQSTSEPEKFKEFWEKFNFYLKEGAANDLTHQKELIKLLRFESSSTQPGELISLADYAGRMKEDQSAIYYVNGPSREVIESGPYLEIFKNKGFEVIYTYAAIDDYIFGAIREYEGKRLISADEADLNLGDTEQQSRSEDALSEEDVLALTNWLKEVLGSKVTEVRESKRLVDSPAVVLSPYGTNSMQRMMQLVNKDFNSVGPSVLEINSAHPMIKRLDTARKNEDAFAKVAAEQIFENAQIAAGLIIDPRGMVNRLNEILERALG from the coding sequence ATGAGTACGGCAGTAGAAACAAAAGAATTCCAAACAGAAATCAGACAATTATTGGACATTGTTATTCATTCTCTTTATACTGAGCGCGAGATTTTCTTGAGAGAACTTGTTTCCAATGCAGCTGATGCCATGGAGAAGGTACGTTACACACTGTTAACTGAATCAGGAGTTAAGGATAAAGATGCGGCTTTAGAAATTCAAATCGATACGGATGACAGCGCCCATACTCTAACTATAACAGATACCGGAGTCGGGATGACCAAAGAAGAGTTAGTCGAAAATATAGGGACCATTGCCCATTCGGGGTCCAAAGAATTCATCAAACACTTAAGCAGTAAAGGGGATCAAAAGGATCTTAACCTTATCGGGCAATTTGGGGTTGGATTTTATTCAGCCTTCATGGTGGCAGATAAAGTGACGATTCATACGCGCTCTTACCATCAAGAAGGAAAAGGTTATGTTTGGGAATCTGATGGTGTAGGGAGTTATACAATTACAGAAGGAGAGGACCGGGTTAGGGGAACAAAAATGGTCCTTCACTTAAAAGAGGATGCTCACGAATTTGCTAAGGAAGAAACCATTAAACGGGTCATAAAGCAATATTCCAGTTTTGTACCCTATCCAATTACTGTTAATGGGCAGAAAGTAAATACGGTAGATGCCCTGTGGACTAAGAACAAAAGTGAGATTTCGGATAATGACTACACAGAGTTTTATAAATTTATTGCCAATGCCTTCGATGAACCGCTCTTTCGTCTGCATTTTTCCTCAGACGCTCCCTTAAACATTAACACCCTATTATTTGTTCCTAAAGAAAACTTCGAGCAATTTGGGTTCGGACGCACTGAGCCGGGGGTAAGCCTGTACTGCAAAAAGGTTCTCATCCAGGAAAAGTCTCCTCTTGTTTTGCCCGAGTGGCTGCGCTTCCTGAGAGGGGTCATAGACAGTGAAGAACTTCCGCTGAATATTTCGCGGGAGACGATGCAGGACAGTGCCCTGGTCAGTAAGCTCAACAAAGTAGTCACAAGCCGTTTTATTAAGTTTCTTGACGGACAATCAACATCTGAGCCTGAGAAGTTCAAGGAATTTTGGGAGAAATTCAACTTCTACCTTAAAGAAGGCGCAGCAAATGACCTTACTCATCAAAAAGAACTTATTAAACTATTAAGATTTGAATCTTCAAGCACCCAGCCGGGTGAACTAATATCCTTAGCTGATTATGCAGGCAGAATGAAAGAGGATCAATCCGCTATCTATTACGTTAATGGTCCTTCCCGCGAGGTCATAGAATCCGGTCCATACCTGGAAATATTCAAGAACAAAGGGTTTGAAGTGATTTATACCTATGCAGCCATTGATGATTATATCTTTGGAGCAATCAGGGAATATGAGGGTAAGAGGCTTATATCGGCGGATGAAGCAGACTTGAATTTAGGTGATACCGAACAGCAGAGCAGAAGTGAAGATGCGCTTTCAGAAGAAGATGTTCTGGCCCTTACCAACTGGCTTAAAGAGGTCTTAGGAAGCAAGGTCACCGAAGTACGGGAATCCAAACGACTGGTTGATAGTCCTGCAGTGGTACTTAGCCCATATGGCACGAACAGTATGCAGCGGATGATGCAGCTTGTAAATAAAGACTTTAATAGCGTAGGTCCCAGTGTATTAGAAATAAACTCAGCACACCCAATGATTAAACGCTTGGATACTGCTCGTAAAAACGAAGATGCTTTCGCCAAAGTTGCGGCAGAGCAAATCTTCGAAAACGCACAAATCGCGGCAGGACTCATTATTGATCCCAGGGGAATGGTAAATCGTCTTAATGAGATTTTAGAGCGTGCCTTAGGATAA
- a CDS encoding RsbRD N-terminal domain-containing protein, which translates to MDRKFTEILAAKKSTISKRWLEMIIASYPNDNSGFLMNQKDRFSNPVGYTFSTGIDGILEVLAKGEDFAESVQFLNDIIRVRAVQDFTPAKAMAFIFQLKTIVREELEKEIRQNQIYGALLEFESKIDDLALTAFDIYVKCREQIYELRTDELKRMTFTLLKKANLMSEIPDQEFEP; encoded by the coding sequence TTGGACAGAAAGTTTACTGAGATCTTAGCAGCAAAGAAATCCACCATTTCGAAACGATGGTTAGAGATGATTATCGCATCATATCCCAATGACAATTCAGGGTTTTTAATGAACCAAAAAGATCGGTTTTCAAATCCTGTAGGCTATACGTTCTCGACAGGGATCGACGGGATTTTGGAGGTCCTTGCCAAAGGGGAAGACTTTGCGGAAAGCGTACAATTTCTCAATGATATTATTAGAGTCAGGGCGGTTCAGGATTTCACGCCGGCGAAGGCTATGGCGTTTATTTTTCAACTCAAAACTATAGTACGGGAAGAACTGGAAAAGGAAATAAGGCAGAACCAGATCTATGGCGCATTATTAGAGTTTGAATCTAAAATAGACGATCTGGCCCTTACTGCCTTTGATATATATGTAAAATGCCGGGAACAGATCTACGAACTGAGGACAGATGAGCTTAAACGGATGACATTTACACTCTTAAAGAAAGCGAATTTGATGTCCGAGATTCCTGATCAAGAATTCGAACCGTAA
- the dsrM gene encoding sulfate reduction electron transfer complex DsrMKJOP subunit DsrM → MKVLFSFLAVILIILVAAMGAFITNLHYVFGIIIPYLAFAMFVGGFIFRIVKWGRSPVPFRIPTTIGQQKSLPWIKQNKIENPTSAFGVIVRMAMEVLFFRSLFRNTKTELREGQKGPELSYGSAKWLWLGSLVFHWSFLIIIVRHLRFFLEPVPFLVQAFESVDGILQIGLPAIYLTDVFILAAITYLFFRRIVVPQVRYISLPADFFPLFMLMSVAISGVLMRYFYKVDLVAVKQLAIGLATFQPVLPTGIGPMFFIHIFLVSVLFAYFPTSKLMHMGGIFMSPTRNMISNNRMVRHINPWNPEVEVHTYEEYEDEFRVKMKKAGIPVEKE, encoded by the coding sequence GTGAAAGTCTTGTTTTCTTTCCTCGCAGTCATTTTAATCATTCTAGTCGCCGCCATGGGAGCGTTTATCACAAATCTGCATTATGTCTTTGGTATTATTATACCGTATTTAGCCTTCGCTATGTTTGTGGGTGGATTCATTTTCCGAATCGTCAAATGGGGGCGCTCTCCAGTACCGTTCCGTATTCCTACAACAATTGGACAGCAAAAATCACTCCCTTGGATTAAACAAAACAAGATTGAAAATCCCACAAGTGCTTTTGGTGTTATTGTCAGAATGGCTATGGAAGTGCTCTTTTTTCGTTCGCTGTTCCGTAATACTAAGACCGAATTAAGAGAAGGGCAGAAGGGCCCTGAATTATCCTACGGCTCGGCAAAATGGCTATGGTTAGGTAGTTTGGTCTTTCACTGGTCGTTTCTCATCATCATTGTAAGACATCTTAGATTCTTCTTGGAGCCTGTTCCGTTTTTAGTGCAGGCCTTCGAAAGTGTCGACGGAATCTTACAAATTGGATTGCCCGCAATCTACTTGACAGATGTTTTCATTTTAGCTGCAATTACCTATTTGTTCTTCAGAAGAATTGTTGTTCCACAGGTTAGATACATTTCGCTTCCTGCAGATTTCTTCCCCCTGTTTATGCTTATGAGCGTAGCAATATCGGGGGTCTTGATGCGGTATTTCTACAAAGTGGATCTTGTCGCTGTCAAGCAACTGGCAATTGGATTAGCTACTTTTCAACCAGTTCTCCCTACAGGGATCGGCCCTATGTTTTTCATCCATATCTTCTTGGTCAGTGTGCTGTTTGCCTACTTCCCAACAAGTAAGCTAATGCATATGGGTGGAATCTTCATGAGTCCTACTCGAAATATGATCAGTAATAACCGGATGGTCCGGCACATTAATCCTTGGAATCCTGAAGTTGAAGTTCATACCTATGAAGAGTATGAAGATGAGTTCAGGGTCAAAATGAAAAAAGCTGGTATACCGGTAGAAAAGGAGTGA
- the dsrK gene encoding sulfate reduction electron transfer complex DsrMKJOP subunit DsrK, which translates to MAPKVKLPKPGELSKIDFKTPATDWMDTPVEFKPGTYCWGAKEKDLLTLGLPNPRQWSPADEDWKIPDGWETTILDGIAERLSKYRSFKLFMDICVRCGACADKCHFYIATGDPKNMPVLRAELIRSVYKKYFTKSGKFLGRLAGARELDMNVLKEWWSYFFQCTECRRCSVYCPYGIDQAEVTIIGRELLNLVGLNIDWISGPAAACYMKGNHLGLEPHAITGNIESMCDDIEDITGIRVNPTFNRKGAEILFVTPSGDLLGEPGVYTCMGYLMLFHELGLDYTWSTYASEGGNFGFFTSNDTAKRLNYKIYAEAKRLGVKYIIGGECGHMWRVLNQYMDTWHGPADFLEVPVSPITGTVFENAKSTKMIHISEFTADLIKHKKLNLDPTRNDHLKVTFHDSCNPSRGMGMLDEPREVIKAVCNNFYEMPENTIREKTFCCGSGSGLNASENMEQRMRGGLPRANAVKYVREKHGVNMLANVCAVDRAALPALMDYWNPGVGVTGVTELVANALVMKGEKERTTNLRFEDLPGKGGNE; encoded by the coding sequence ATGGCACCGAAAGTTAAGCTTCCTAAGCCGGGAGAATTATCTAAGATAGATTTTAAGACTCCGGCGACGGATTGGATGGATACACCCGTTGAATTCAAACCGGGTACCTATTGCTGGGGAGCAAAAGAAAAAGATTTACTCACATTAGGCTTACCTAACCCAAGACAGTGGTCGCCAGCTGACGAAGACTGGAAAATACCAGATGGTTGGGAAACTACAATCTTAGATGGAATCGCTGAGAGACTTAGTAAGTATCGCTCCTTTAAACTTTTTATGGATATATGCGTTCGATGCGGTGCCTGTGCTGATAAATGTCATTTCTATATCGCCACTGGTGACCCTAAAAATATGCCTGTCCTGAGAGCAGAGCTGATACGGTCCGTATACAAAAAATATTTCACAAAATCAGGAAAGTTCCTGGGGCGTTTAGCCGGAGCCAGAGAACTTGATATGAACGTCTTAAAGGAATGGTGGTCTTACTTTTTCCAATGTACCGAATGTCGAAGATGTTCTGTTTACTGTCCCTATGGTATTGATCAGGCAGAAGTTACGATTATCGGCAGGGAACTTCTTAATTTAGTCGGATTGAATATCGATTGGATTTCCGGACCTGCCGCAGCCTGTTACATGAAGGGTAATCACCTCGGGTTGGAGCCTCATGCAATCACAGGAAACATTGAGTCCATGTGCGATGATATCGAGGATATAACCGGAATACGGGTTAATCCGACCTTCAATAGAAAAGGAGCAGAGATCCTATTTGTCACTCCTTCTGGAGACCTTTTAGGTGAGCCGGGGGTTTACACATGTATGGGGTATCTCATGCTTTTCCATGAGTTAGGTCTGGACTACACTTGGAGCACTTATGCTTCCGAGGGTGGGAATTTCGGTTTCTTCACTTCGAACGACACGGCTAAGAGACTAAACTACAAGATTTATGCTGAAGCAAAGCGACTGGGAGTTAAATATATCATTGGCGGAGAATGCGGTCATATGTGGAGGGTCCTGAATCAATACATGGATACCTGGCATGGTCCTGCCGACTTCCTCGAAGTACCGGTATCCCCGATAACTGGTACAGTCTTTGAAAATGCTAAATCGACAAAGATGATTCATATTTCTGAGTTTACCGCTGACTTGATTAAACATAAAAAGCTGAATCTTGATCCAACCCGCAACGACCATCTGAAGGTAACCTTCCATGATTCCTGTAATCCATCCAGAGGAATGGGAATGCTGGATGAGCCGCGTGAAGTCATTAAAGCTGTTTGTAATAATTTCTACGAGATGCCTGAGAACACGATCAGAGAAAAGACCTTCTGCTGTGGAAGCGGATCAGGACTGAATGCTTCTGAAAATATGGAACAGCGGATGAGAGGCGGCTTGCCGCGGGCCAATGCTGTTAAGTATGTACGTGAGAAGCATGGAGTTAATATGCTGGCAAACGTTTGTGCAGTTGACCGTGCAGCACTGCCTGCTCTTATGGACTACTGGAATCCCGGGGTAGGGGTCACTGGTGTGACTGAGCTGGTTGCTAATGCCTTAGTGATGAAAGGCGAGAAAGAGAGAACGACGAACCTCCGTTTTGAAGATTTACCGGGAAAAGGAGGTAATGAGTAA
- the dsrJ gene encoding sulfate reduction electron transfer complex DsrMKJOP subunit DsrJ, whose product MYKGGKIIASLIIFAALFTIPFLYNMGKVNAGPDVALDTPAIQQLTDKQCVESPEFMRANHMQLLNQWREEAVRNGQTVYINSQGKEFEISLQNTCLECHESASNPVVLSNPANTAGVSNPAINDSPEFCASCHDYSAVKPLCWTCHFEPKEAVK is encoded by the coding sequence ATGTATAAAGGCGGAAAAATAATTGCTTCACTCATTATCTTTGCAGCTCTTTTCACAATACCCTTCCTTTATAACATGGGAAAGGTTAATGCCGGACCAGATGTAGCATTAGACACACCTGCTATCCAACAACTTACGGATAAGCAATGTGTCGAGTCGCCGGAATTTATGAGAGCCAATCACATGCAGCTTCTCAATCAATGGAGAGAGGAAGCGGTTCGAAACGGCCAGACAGTCTATATCAATAGTCAAGGTAAGGAATTCGAAATCAGTCTTCAAAATACATGTCTGGAATGTCATGAGTCGGCTTCGAACCCAGTAGTCTTAAGCAACCCAGCGAACACCGCAGGAGTAAGTAATCCGGCCATTAATGATTCACCTGAATTTTGTGCCTCCTGCCACGATTATTCAGCTGTGAAGCCGCTATGTTGGACTTGCCATTTTGAGCCAAAGGAGGCGGTGAAATGA
- the dsrO gene encoding sulfate reduction electron transfer complex DsrMKJOP subunit DsrO encodes MSINRRQFLRRAGMITALGLGSSFVISGFRKKDVAEAAGYAKAPKDLPAKRWAMVVDMSKFKTEADFNRVINACHKLHNVPNFGNSKDEIKWIWKDDYHHTFAGGFNEYLDEHVMHSPFIVTCNHCDHPPCVKACPTQATFQRPDGIVAMDFHRCIGCRFCMAACPFSARSFNFKDPRPYIDDVSSEYPTRTPGVVEKCNFCYERLAEGLQPACVEQSNGGLIFGDLDDPNSEVRKIISTQLTIRRKPELGTQPCVYYLVGGGEHD; translated from the coding sequence ATGAGTATCAATAGACGACAATTTTTGAGAAGAGCTGGTATGATCACTGCATTGGGATTAGGAAGTTCCTTTGTAATCAGCGGTTTCCGGAAGAAGGATGTTGCTGAAGCAGCCGGCTATGCTAAGGCACCTAAAGATTTGCCGGCTAAACGTTGGGCTATGGTTGTTGATATGAGTAAGTTCAAGACAGAAGCAGATTTTAACCGGGTTATCAATGCTTGTCACAAACTCCATAACGTTCCCAATTTCGGCAATTCGAAAGATGAAATTAAATGGATCTGGAAAGATGATTATCATCATACCTTTGCCGGTGGATTTAACGAATATTTGGATGAGCATGTGATGCATAGTCCCTTTATCGTAACCTGTAATCATTGTGATCATCCGCCTTGTGTAAAGGCATGCCCTACTCAGGCGACATTCCAAAGGCCGGACGGGATTGTGGCAATGGACTTTCACCGCTGTATCGGCTGCAGATTCTGCATGGCGGCCTGTCCCTTCAGTGCCAGAAGCTTTAATTTCAAAGATCCCAGACCCTATATTGATGATGTTTCAAGTGAGTATCCAACCAGAACCCCAGGGGTCGTTGAAAAATGTAATTTTTGTTACGAACGCTTAGCAGAAGGACTTCAGCCTGCTTGTGTAGAACAATCAAATGGCGGATTAATATTTGGAGATTTAGATGATCCTAATTCAGAGGTGCGCAAGATCATTAGTACACAACTTACGATTCGGCGTAAACCGGAATTGGGAACTCAACCGTGTGTTTACTACCTAGTAGGAGGTGGCGAACATGATTGA